ACGCCTCGTGCGTGTTGTAATCCACTCCCAGCAGGTCGGAAATCGTGTTTCGGTACTCGACACGATTGAGGCGGCGGATGGTAACGCGGCCTGGGTCGGGATTGTTTGGATCCAGTTCGAAAACGGAATCCTTGATCCAGCTGATGATTTGCCCGCGTTCGGCATCGCTGGGTTTGCTCTTGCGCGCGGGCGGCATCAACCCGGCCTCAAGATTTTTAAGAGCGTGAGACCACAATCCCTTTGCGTCCAAAACCGCGGCGTCCGATTCAAATCCGTCGAAGGCCACATTGCCCTTGTTTTCTCCATCGCCGTGGCAGTCGAAACAATACTGCTCGAGCAGGGGCCGGATTTCGGTACGAAATTTCACCGCTCCGGGCAGCGTTTCAGCCGCCCGGAGCGATGCCAACCCAACCACAACAAAAACAGCAAAACGCAAAAGCATCGGCGCGGCACACTATAGGAACAAACCGTTAGATGGACGAGTCCCGCACAGGTTACATTCAGCCTGCTGGAACTTTGGTCGACAAAGGATGAGTGCCCTCCCCCCCAAGCACCCCTGCACGCTCAATCGTCTCCAAACACATGCGGGTCCCGTGATACGGCCCCTTCCATTCGCTGACTTTCGGCAACGATGGATCCGGCATTCCATCGCCGAGAATCCGCCAAAACCATTCCCCGTGAACGCGATCCACCAGGTGGTTCTCCATGAAATCCCAGACGCGCGCCGCAGCTTCCAAAAACCGCTGCTCGCCCGAAATGGAATAGACGTTCAGAAATCCCACGACAGCTTCCGCCTGCGGCCAGCATTCCTTGCGTGCATCAAGGACCGCCCCGTCACGCCCTTCGTAACACAACGCGCCTGTGGCATCGATTCCTTGGGTCAAAACGGCATCGGCAATCCGGACGGCGAGGGATCGCACGCGCCCCGTCAGTGCCGAATCGCCAAGCAACTCCGCCGCTTCGCACAACAGCCAGCTGGCTTCAATGTCGTGGCCAAATGTGCAGGTGTTCGATCGAACCCGCCAGCAATCGTCGAAGAAATGGTGCAGATGAAAGGTCCTGCGATCGAGGATCCTGTCCTCGAACAGCAGGATCAGTTCACGCAGCCGGACGCCGACACGTGGATCATTCCATACGCGTCGAAGATTCGTATATGCCTCCAGCACGTGAAGGTGGCTGTTCATCGATTTTTTCTCGTTCAAATCCTTTTCACTCAGCGCCTCGTCCACCACAGTTGTCCAGTCACGGCTGCAAACCTCGAAATACCCGCCCTGCCCCTCGTCGTGCGCATGGGATTCGACGCAGTCGAACAACTCGCGAGCCTGCCGCAATGCCGCGGCGTTCCCAAACGTTCGATGATACTCTGACAACGCGTAAATGCAGAATGCCTGTCCGTAGGTTTTTTTTACAGGATCCAGCACAGCGCCCGAATCGGTAAGCCGCCAGAAAGCGCCGCCATGTTCGCGATCCACAAACCGGGACACGAGGTAATCCAGGGCGCGGTCCGCCATTTGTCGATACACGGGTCTCGCCTCGTTGCGATAGGCTGCGGAAAACGCCCAGAGGATCCGGGCATGGACAATCAAACCCTTCGGCTTGCTGCGGTCGGCGTGTAATTCGTTCGACAACCACGCCATCCAGCCGCCTTGCTCATGATCGACCGCGGGACCGCACCAAAACGGCAGGATATGCCCGTGCAATTGTCCCCTCGCAGCATCGCTCAGCCGCTGAAGCGGGTTGGTTCTCATGGCCTCGGCTCCCGTGCCGCGTGCAGTATTTCCACCCGCCCCACCTG
Above is a window of Verrucomicrobiia bacterium DNA encoding:
- a CDS encoding AGE family epimerase/isomerase, which produces MRTNPLQRLSDAARGQLHGHILPFWCGPAVDHEQGGWMAWLSNELHADRSKPKGLIVHARILWAFSAAYRNEARPVYRQMADRALDYLVSRFVDREHGGAFWRLTDSGAVLDPVKKTYGQAFCIYALSEYHRTFGNAAALRQARELFDCVESHAHDEGQGGYFEVCSRDWTTVVDEALSEKDLNEKKSMNSHLHVLEAYTNLRRVWNDPRVGVRLRELILLFEDRILDRRTFHLHHFFDDCWRVRSNTCTFGHDIEASWLLCEAAELLGDSALTGRVRSLAVRIADAVLTQGIDATGALCYEGRDGAVLDARKECWPQAEAVVGFLNVYSISGEQRFLEAAARVWDFMENHLVDRVHGEWFWRILGDGMPDPSLPKVSEWKGPYHGTRMCLETIERAGVLGGEGTHPLSTKVPAG